DNA sequence from the Plasmodium brasilianum strain Bolivian I chromosome 4, whole genome shotgun sequence genome:
aataaaatttttattcattatatgtttttttattaataaccTTTAAACTTTCCATaactaaataattatttttacaccATTCTACcatttaaattatgatatGAAGACCTACAactaatatttcatatataatctATTAACTCAAACTTGCTACtagttcatttttattttatactcgTAATTGTATTTAGAAAATTTAGAAGGAGCCTTATCTGTGGGAACtgcattatttaaaattaatttattttataaatatatgctaaatataataattacgTTATTATGTTGTGTTttcatttcatatatattattctgtttatttctttttttggaattattttattattttttttttatttttcaattaaaaaaaaaatatgcattaacgaaatattatctttttcgCTTGTAAgagaattattaatttaaagcgttttaaaaatattgttgtaaatataaacaaatgcatgtatttgtttttttttatggaattaaaaatttttcagtTAAATGTTTTTCTCATTTAATCCTTTAAGACGAAATGAATTTTAgtctaatttatttttactattatggaattgtaaaaaatattacatgaAGTTTACTAATATttgtacaaatataataatttcattgaggcctgtataaataaatacatgaacaaagaatgataaatatgaatataatatagcATGGTCTTTATTTATAGGacgtacatgtataaatatttatatattctgaaattattatattaactataaataaaaaattaaaaccgATTTAAgtatacaaaaaatgaatatttttagttatttcataaatcactaataatattaagtttattattgtatcatattatataaagaacCAAAGTACGTAAATATTTAAGTTTTgttgtattttatatgatttattattttaagacAGCTATATTTGTATACAACTTATTATgaagttatataaaaaaacattgtTGTAATATAGttagtattatattattttattttttttaaagtttatacatttttttttgttttacccTTGTTagattataatttaatatatataaatatatatatattatgtatatactaatatatatttatatatgtgtttaataagttatatatatatatatatataatataaaaatacgtagtacatataaataaagtacATTTTAGTATTACAACCAAtctatttttcataataaaaatatatatatatatgtattatatatatataatacatataatataaaatattttatattcctaaaaaaggaatactttttttctgtattgTTTTCAATGAATtttagaataatttattatataaattattttacataaagaattaaataattcttattattgttttaataaacgtttaatatatatactaataaaatgaacgtatttattttatattaggtatatatatatatttaaattattttgtaatttttttttttttttaagcgctaagaaataaatagtactatatattttgaaaaaaagtaaacttcttagtgtattttttttgaaagtatattttgttattcaaGAAGAAATAAGGCTAtgtatagatataaataaaaaagcttTTAATCATTGAAAACATTTTagcttatttaatttttattatttgttattctataaaaaattacatatttgcGGAATTGAAATAGtcattatttaattctacaaaattatgtaataataatgcgTTAATAATGTGTGTTTAATATTGaaactattttttaatggaatttttatgataaaataaataaaaagagaaatgtaccattttaaatagttttttatgtattataatatattgcaAATATATACTGTTATACTGAaagttcattttattttttattttttttttttttttgttttttaataaaactgTTCGTAACTTTTGTTTActatttaagaaaatatatgacAGAGGAGAAAtgattaataatttaaattctaATAATATGTCAAACGCcaataaaaatgaaggaCACTCAAGTGGACATGTTCTTGTAAGTAATAAAGACTTGGGATCATCCGATGTGAATGTTAGAGGTTGTTATAggacaaatgaaaaaaatgaaaagaccccatattttattaaattctcTATGTTTACCGTTTTAATTTTGGTACTGCACATTTTTAACAATGTAAGaagaaaattagaaaaaaagaaaaaaaattcgaaatatataatataaaatgacgataataaaattattattattgttattgctactattattgttactgttattgttattattattgttactattattgttattattattgttattattattgttattattactattatttttattgttattggtaatgataatattattgttatttttattatcgtTTAACAGAAGcatctttaaatttttgttatttctttttgtgtTATCTGTGtagtttgtttttttaaaacttcatgaatgtataattatgttttctcttttgtaataataaaaaaaatacttattttttttgtaaatttttattttatagtgtacatataataaaactttAGATGTTAAAGGAAGAAATgtagaaaatgaaattttaaacataaaagGTAGCAGATGTTTGGCacaatttatgaaaaaaatatcacaGATAAAAGGTTCTTTAATGGGAGGAAACTCTTCCGGAAGagaagaagatgaagaagaagatgatgatgatgataatgatgatgatgaaactgatgaagaagaaataaataatgaagaaaaaggaaaaaagaaggaaaattgTTCACACAATGAAGAAGAAActtcagaaaaaaatatagagaaaTATAGGAAAATGGCAGAAGAaacatatagaaaaaaattagaagaaagatataaaaaaatgactGAAGAAGAACCAAGACATATACCACAACCATTACCATATCCTAATAATTGTCCTGATATTCCTCCCCAACTAACTGAAGAACAATTTATACAATTATTAAAGATGTTACCACCCGAACATTTACTACAGCTTCAACAACAAATGCAACCACAACAACGACTACAAGCACAAGGACCTATAAATAGGATGCAAGAAATGCCTTCAACTTCAAATGGAGAAGGAGGTGGTTTTCCTTTTGGAAGCCCTGAAGAAATGTTACAATTcatgaaatttataaatgaaagaCAAAACATGAATCAAAGGTGTGGTCAAGTTGAAGTGTATGATGAAGGGGAAGGACAAAAGAAatcaattataaaaaatatgtttaaagATATAACTAAGATGAGTCCAATGATTTGGCCTGCCGTACCTCCCCTTTTAATGATGTTCATTGGAACacaaaaaacatatttgATACTATATACGTTATCCTTGATACAAGATGCATTTAATTTTGTacagaaaataagaaattgaTGAATCGTGAAAATTTACTGTTTTAGCGCAATCTGGAAAATAATACTTGTGTTTCAAGTGTCATAATAAATTGAAGTTAGATGTTGTTCTTTCTTCCTTTCTTGttctttgtatatatatatataatatattatcatatatgtgaggtattaaaatttttggcttattaaattaaatttttaaattaaataagaacTTTTCCTAAAGctttaaatttaatacttcaatttaaattatatattcaagAATTCACGTaagagtaaaaaaatttacaaacgttttatcttttatatttttcaaaagtatatattagttttcaattttatttgtttattttaatttatgtttcTCAAAAAATGCACCTTTTTTATACATGGTAAATATTCCAATTTAtgttatgaatataaatacagaacattacatatacatataaatatatatgtatacagttttaatgttttgtctacatatatataaattaatttgtcTCAACttgaaaaatgtatattaagagctttaatttttatatgcatatatacatatagcGGCTTTATATGAAAAGCGTACATACATTacaatttgtatatatgcattttgaTTAATAATGCAAAGGATATttgaagcaaaaaaaaagaaaaaaatgaataaattagCGTTACCGAAGTTAGTTTGTACTTctcatttgaaaaataataaaactcttattattttatttttttttttgcccaTTATAGTATTCAAACTTTTATTTGAAAacgttaataaaatttttttttaattttgttactaatatataatatttgggtatacatacaaaatatgccctaattatttaattatactaataataaaaataaaaagattcttttcatattttaatatttgttcACTGAAAATCCCATATTTGTAAAACATATTCAATATTGTCCTAACAGTTTTACATGAAAAAGGTGGTAGTGAAAaacacttttaaaaaaaaaatattacattaatGGTATTTTTACACCTATCAtctataatattacattttaataagaattgaacttccatatatatattttataggtgtcaattttattttcaataaatttgctatatttttaaaattgattTATAGAGCTGTTTATTTAACCATCTTTTACTTTCATATAGTGACAATGTATTAAATAAGcgttttaatttattttaatatgtattatttataatgaaaaaaaaaaaaaaaaaagtctattttcatattaacaTTTGAATAACAATTTGATAAAtgcttttatattaatttgtacatataaatttgaaaaaaactgtatataaatatataaatttaatataaaggGGGGTGATTtgattacaaaattttttacaaaattaatttattttcccatttttaataaatcgaaaataaaattgttattaaaGCGTACTCATAAATTTCTACAATACTACAAACcgtttaacatatataatacttataATGATGTAAACACCATattgatattattaacatttttgaaaaagaatttttaagtGTAATTTATGTGACATTTGatcacatattttaaaaataaataattaaatatatggcataaattttgtatattccAATCTTAATATTTTGGGAAGAAATAATAGTCTTtaaaattcttattatttttatagctattaaaaaattagtaacaTATACATTGCCAGTATgtgtacaaaaatatattgtagaCATATCAgtctttataaaattttactttacGATTTGCGAAGCACCGTATATCATTCCCTTtctcataattattatacaacCATTTCAAATAAGACTTATTGGtttaatatgttaataatatgttataatgttatttaatatacttatttttacgGCTACAGAGCAGATCAAGTAAAACCCTTTATTATGcgtacatacaaatataaaatacatgtatgtatatatttatttataatattattctgCGCTTcttacatatttaaattgCACTTACACgtattaaataaatgcacCTAATATCCATAAATacaatatgtaaaaaataaaaataa
Encoded proteins:
- a CDS encoding hypothetical protein (Plasmodium exported protein), which translates into the protein MINNLNSNNMSNANKNEGHSSGHVLVSNKDLGSSDVNVRGCYRTNEKNEKTPYFIKFSMFTVLILVLHIFNNCTYNKTLDVKGRNVENEILNIKGSRCLAQFMKKISQIKGSLMGGNSSGREEDEEEDDDDDNDDDETDEEEINNEEKGKKKENCSHNEEETSEKNIEKYRKMAEETYRKKLEERYKKMTEEEPRHIPQPLPYPNNCPDIPPQLTEEQFIQLLKMLPPEHLLQLQQQMQPQQRLQAQGPINRMQEMPSTSNGEGGGFPFGSPEEMLQFMKFINERQNMNQRCGQVEVYDEGEGQKKSIIKNMFKDITKMSPMIWPAVPPLLMMFIGTQKTYLILYTLSLIQDAFNFVQKIRN